The Prevotella melaninogenica genome window below encodes:
- a CDS encoding acyl carrier protein: protein MSEIESKVKAIIVEKLGVDEAEVKPEASFTNDLGADSLDTVELIMEFEKEFGISIPDDKAEKISTVGDAISYIEENAK, encoded by the coding sequence ATGTCAGAAATTGAATCAAAAGTAAAGGCTATTATCGTAGAGAAGCTCGGCGTTGATGAGGCTGAGGTAAAACCAGAGGCAAGTTTCACAAACGACCTCGGTGCTGACTCTTTGGATACAGTAGAGCTCATCATGGAGTTCGAGAAGGAGTTCGGTATTTCTATTCCAGACGATAAGGCTGAGAAGATCTCTACAGTAGGCGACGCTATCTCTTACATCGAGGAGAACGCTAAGTAA
- a CDS encoding right-handed parallel beta-helix repeat-containing protein translates to MMKKKLLIALTLLLSGTMVSKASYADDWNIPSADAKGRVGALMPYTRYDAETATLGGGATLKTSPTWSRKEIASQASRQSYVDLPSNGSYAEWTMKGDANGVTLRFTMPDSPDGMGLNGSLDVYVNDKKVQTVNLTSYYMYQYFAGGNPTDKSDGGTACFAFDETHFLLNKALRAGDRIRIQSSGANGYDYGVDFIETEVVPEEIECPAGAVNVTDAKYRKYVKGKDYLKAFEEALKDADAGSKVLYIPAGTFELSGIWYIFGSDVKITGAGMWYTNLKFTNPNPFGGGISGGNGSHGPDDYCSNVEICNLYLNSNLRSRHNQQAVYKCFMDVFKGGSVIHHVWEDHFECGFWIGDYNGKVDYSNDLKIISCRIRNNFADGVNFCQGTSNATVYNCSVRNNGDDGLAMWNDHTIGAVDEKNNTFAYNTIELIWRAGGIALYGGDGHKIYNNYIADMFMAAGIHLNDVFPGPKYTNTQKISFDNNILVRCGTNDDSWHEDLAAIDIKGGVRNIVFNNTKIYDSPFDAIRVMSGPTGIEFKNTEILGASLAGQTTKYSTWEHSTGAIRLDVDGVKFSNGIKIANVSEDKIKNNQTWPVWTDNNKARAAAIGYEYLSDATYKVPDFPEADTSQQGGIVNPLEGIKGYDVALRGLRWENAEGSTVLKEGDDVTFKFALQNVSNVDIPAGVNIGVKVTVDGQESYVTASYKNGLKAKQIVILTTQSAWKATAGGHTVKAEADYRNKLTDELTRDNNTREKKFNVAEKDDNGDYTPVTGGYDLVVTKVAFDKKTINPGDEVRFTATIVNTGDRDVPAGTKLGVQFQIDGNTSVITWNDKHYGGLKSHQKITLSATGGTNGKSTWTATNGVHTLTAWVNDTHDYRDEVNGSDDANKKSIELKIPLGAIRFFSAGEVNSPDDLNNLNQTNRIEGLSGKTAVDEAYYDLQGNKVSTSKENLKPGLYIHKGKKFIVR, encoded by the coding sequence ATGATGAAGAAAAAGTTATTAATCGCTCTGACACTTCTATTGTCTGGTACGATGGTGTCAAAGGCATCTTACGCTGATGACTGGAATATCCCGTCAGCTGATGCTAAGGGACGAGTGGGTGCTTTGATGCCTTACACACGTTACGACGCTGAGACAGCAACGCTTGGAGGAGGCGCAACATTGAAGACTTCTCCTACTTGGTCTCGTAAGGAGATAGCTTCGCAGGCTTCCCGTCAGTCGTATGTTGACCTTCCTTCTAATGGTTCCTACGCCGAGTGGACTATGAAGGGAGATGCTAATGGTGTGACATTACGCTTTACAATGCCTGATTCTCCTGACGGAATGGGATTGAATGGTTCGTTGGATGTCTATGTAAATGATAAGAAGGTGCAGACAGTCAATCTGACGTCTTATTATATGTATCAGTACTTTGCTGGTGGTAATCCAACTGATAAAAGTGACGGTGGAACAGCTTGTTTTGCCTTTGATGAGACCCACTTCCTTCTGAATAAGGCACTCCGAGCAGGCGATAGAATCCGCATTCAGAGTTCTGGTGCCAATGGTTATGACTATGGAGTAGACTTCATTGAGACCGAGGTTGTACCTGAAGAGATAGAATGCCCTGCTGGTGCGGTGAACGTTACAGATGCAAAATACCGCAAGTATGTCAAAGGAAAAGATTATCTCAAGGCTTTTGAAGAAGCTTTGAAGGATGCTGATGCAGGCTCAAAGGTGCTTTATATTCCTGCTGGAACATTCGAATTGAGTGGTATCTGGTACATCTTTGGATCCGACGTAAAGATTACTGGTGCTGGTATGTGGTATACCAACCTTAAGTTTACGAACCCTAATCCATTCGGAGGAGGTATCTCTGGCGGTAATGGCTCACACGGACCAGATGACTATTGCAGTAATGTTGAGATTTGTAACCTATACCTCAACTCTAATCTGAGGAGTCGTCATAACCAGCAAGCAGTGTATAAATGCTTCATGGATGTCTTCAAGGGCGGAAGTGTTATCCATCATGTATGGGAAGATCACTTTGAGTGTGGCTTCTGGATAGGCGATTACAACGGTAAAGTAGATTATAGCAATGATCTGAAGATTATCAGCTGTCGTATCCGTAATAACTTCGCTGACGGTGTGAACTTCTGCCAAGGAACATCTAATGCAACGGTTTATAACTGCAGTGTTCGTAACAACGGAGATGATGGTTTGGCAATGTGGAACGATCATACAATAGGTGCTGTAGACGAAAAGAACAACACCTTCGCTTACAATACCATTGAACTTATCTGGCGTGCAGGCGGTATTGCCCTCTATGGTGGTGATGGTCATAAAATCTATAACAACTATATTGCTGATATGTTCATGGCTGCGGGTATTCATCTGAATGATGTATTCCCTGGTCCAAAGTATACAAATACACAGAAGATTAGCTTTGATAACAACATACTCGTGCGCTGTGGTACCAACGATGACAGCTGGCATGAGGACTTAGCTGCCATTGATATCAAAGGTGGTGTACGTAATATAGTCTTCAATAATACGAAGATTTATGACTCTCCTTTCGATGCTATCCGTGTTATGTCAGGCCCAACAGGTATTGAATTTAAGAACACAGAGATTCTTGGTGCTTCTCTTGCAGGACAGACAACAAAGTATTCTACATGGGAACACTCTACTGGTGCGATTCGTTTAGACGTCGATGGCGTGAAGTTTAGCAATGGTATTAAGATTGCAAACGTTAGCGAGGACAAGATTAAGAACAATCAGACATGGCCTGTATGGACTGATAATAACAAGGCACGTGCGGCAGCTATCGGTTATGAATACCTGAGTGACGCTACGTATAAGGTACCTGATTTCCCAGAAGCAGACACAAGTCAGCAGGGAGGTATCGTCAATCCGCTGGAAGGTATCAAGGGATATGATGTCGCTTTACGAGGTTTACGTTGGGAGAATGCCGAAGGTAGTACTGTACTAAAGGAAGGAGACGATGTTACCTTTAAGTTTGCTCTTCAGAATGTAAGCAATGTCGACATTCCTGCTGGTGTAAATATCGGTGTGAAGGTGACTGTCGACGGACAGGAGAGTTACGTCACTGCAAGCTATAAGAATGGACTGAAAGCAAAGCAGATCGTCATCCTTACAACTCAATCAGCATGGAAAGCAACGGCTGGAGGACACACTGTAAAGGCTGAAGCTGACTATCGTAACAAACTTACTGATGAGTTAACAAGAGACAACAACACCCGTGAGAAGAAGTTTAATGTAGCTGAAAAGGATGACAACGGAGACTATACTCCTGTCACAGGAGGCTATGACCTCGTTGTTACAAAGGTTGCCTTCGACAAGAAAACCATTAATCCAGGCGATGAAGTACGCTTCACTGCGACGATTGTTAATACAGGTGATAGAGACGTACCAGCAGGTACAAAGCTCGGTGTTCAGTTCCAGATTGATGGCAATACCAGTGTTATCACATGGAACGATAAGCACTATGGCGGTCTGAAGTCACATCAGAAGATTACACTTTCAGCAACTGGTGGTACGAACGGAAAGAGTACTTGGACAGCTACAAATGGTGTTCACACACTCACAGCATGGGTAAATGACACTCATGATTATAGAGATGAGGTGAATGGCAGTGACGACGCTAATAAGAAGAGTATTGAATTGAAGATTCCATTGGGTGCTATCAGATTCTTCTCAGCAGGTGAAGTCAATTCTCCAGACGACTTGAATAACCTCAACCAGACCAACCGTATCGAAGGTTTGTCAGGTAAGACAGCTGTGGATGAAGCCTACTATGACCTACAAGGAAATAAGGTTTCAACATCCAAGGAGAATCTAAAACCAGGTCTTTATATCCATAAGGGAAAGAAATTTATCGTAAGATAA
- the fabF gene encoding beta-ketoacyl-ACP synthase II yields MELKRVVVTGLGAVTPLGNTPEETWQNMLAGKSGAAPITHFDTTQFKTKFACEVKDLNINDYIDRKEARKLDRYTQLAMISAIQGVKDANIDLEKVDKNRVGVIYGVGIGGIKTFEDEVSYYAQHPENGPKFNPFFIPKMIADIASGQISMLYGFHGPNYTTTSACASSTNALASAFNQIRLGKADIIVSGGAEAAICACGVGGFNAMHALSTRNDDPEHASRPFSASRDGFVMGEGAGCLILEELEHAKARGAKIYAEMVGEGESADAHHITASHPEGLGAKLVMKAALEDAGLKPEDIDYINVHGTSTPVGDISEAKAIKALFGDAAYKLNISSTKSMTGHLLGAAGAVEALACVMSVKEDIVPPTINHEEDDKDPELDYNLNFTFNKAQKREVRAALSNTFGFGGHNACVVFKKYAE; encoded by the coding sequence ATGGAATTAAAAAGAGTAGTTGTAACAGGTCTTGGCGCCGTTACTCCATTGGGTAACACTCCAGAGGAGACTTGGCAGAACATGCTGGCAGGTAAGAGTGGTGCTGCTCCTATTACACATTTCGATACAACCCAGTTCAAGACGAAGTTTGCTTGTGAGGTAAAAGACCTTAACATCAATGATTACATTGACCGTAAGGAGGCTCGTAAGCTCGACCGCTACACTCAGTTGGCTATGATTAGTGCTATTCAGGGTGTTAAGGACGCTAACATCGACTTAGAGAAGGTTGACAAGAACCGCGTAGGTGTAATCTACGGTGTAGGTATTGGTGGTATTAAGACATTCGAAGATGAGGTGAGTTATTACGCACAGCATCCAGAGAATGGTCCTAAGTTCAATCCTTTCTTCATTCCGAAGATGATTGCAGATATCGCTTCTGGACAGATTAGTATGCTGTATGGATTCCACGGTCCTAACTATACAACAACATCTGCTTGTGCTTCTTCAACTAACGCTTTGGCTTCAGCATTCAACCAGATTCGTCTTGGGAAGGCTGATATTATCGTTAGTGGTGGTGCTGAGGCTGCTATTTGCGCTTGTGGTGTAGGTGGTTTCAATGCTATGCATGCACTTTCTACACGCAATGATGATCCAGAGCACGCTTCACGTCCATTCTCTGCAAGCCGCGATGGCTTCGTAATGGGTGAGGGTGCTGGTTGTCTTATCCTTGAGGAGTTGGAGCATGCAAAGGCTCGTGGTGCTAAGATTTACGCAGAGATGGTTGGTGAAGGCGAGTCAGCTGACGCTCATCATATCACTGCTTCTCACCCAGAGGGTCTTGGTGCTAAGCTCGTTATGAAGGCAGCACTTGAGGATGCAGGTTTGAAGCCAGAGGATATCGACTATATCAACGTTCACGGTACATCAACTCCTGTAGGTGATATTTCAGAGGCAAAGGCTATCAAGGCTTTGTTTGGTGATGCTGCTTACAAGTTGAATATCTCTTCTACAAAGAGTATGACAGGTCATCTCCTCGGTGCAGCTGGTGCTGTAGAGGCTTTGGCTTGTGTCATGTCTGTGAAGGAAGATATCGTTCCTCCAACTATCAACCATGAGGAAGATGATAAGGATCCTGAATTGGATTACAACTTGAACTTTACGTTCAACAAGGCACAGAAACGTGAGGTACGTGCTGCACTTAGCAACACCTTCGGTTTCGGTGGTCACAATGCTTGTGTTGTATTCAAGAAGTATGCTGAATAA
- a CDS encoding DUF4254 domain-containing protein has translation MSFTKHCNEIFNQAIRDYHITDNVDTPINNPYDRDSIENRLYLKCWIDTVQWHFEDLIRDPHINPDEGMSLKHRIDRSNQDRTDLVEQIDSYFRQLYSDVTPLPEATINTESPAWAVDRLSILALKIYHMKEQTERKDASAEHIKKCKSKLNILLEQQKDLSLAIDQLLDDIEHGRKYMKVYRQMKMYNDPATNPILYNKK, from the coding sequence ATGTCATTTACAAAACATTGTAACGAGATTTTCAATCAGGCAATCCGTGATTATCATATTACGGACAACGTAGATACGCCGATTAACAACCCTTACGACAGAGATTCCATTGAAAACCGTCTCTATCTGAAATGCTGGATTGACACAGTACAGTGGCACTTCGAGGACCTTATCCGCGACCCACATATCAACCCAGACGAAGGAATGAGTCTCAAGCATCGTATTGACCGCTCTAACCAGGACCGTACAGACCTTGTTGAGCAGATTGACTCGTATTTCCGTCAGCTCTACTCTGACGTGACTCCACTCCCAGAAGCGACTATCAACACCGAGAGTCCAGCATGGGCAGTTGACCGTCTGTCTATCCTTGCATTGAAGATTTATCACATGAAGGAGCAGACTGAGCGCAAGGATGCTTCAGCTGAGCACATTAAGAAATGTAAGTCTAAGCTGAATATCCTCCTCGAACAACAGAAGGACCTCAGTCTTGCCATCGACCAATTGCTCGATGACATTGAACATGGCCGTAAGTACATGAAGGTTTATCGTCAGATGAAAATGTACAACGACCCTGCTACCAATCCGATTCTTTACAACAAGAAATAA
- a CDS encoding DUF6377 domain-containing protein, whose protein sequence is MNTLMKIYLSLLFLIIPLFSAANNEKWEERLHQLDQSLEKKKLYEHKKLEKIKRLKDRLKTIPAKDRFEIDRQLFKEYSSYQYDSAYAYANHLLSEARRLKNPNYEVEAYCDLVFCLLSAGLYTEAFNELHSIQTEGTTPNTRKLYYTMASRLYYDVSVYTRTEPYQSQYVKQAGIYTDSLLHYLPAGSTEWLYAVGMKQMKERKYEASLDTFKQFLQKKGVDLHHKAIVTSCIGWIYLFLKENDLAMDYLAQAAIYDNEGVVRETTALCTLANLLYKEGDIQHATEYVRESLANANFYGARQRVIEVSSVLPIIEQDRYKIMQGQRNAIAMTAIIFILFVIGLLMAGWFIRRQMIKLKKAQALIARRNQQLEVKNEQLEEVNKIKDEYIGRSFYINSEYINKVEKLYRSIDRKISMHRFEDLRSSLKESELGEERKSMFVDFDETFLKLFPHFIERYNELFDEPDQKPLDKKQLTTEMRIFALIRLGITDSERIATFLNYSVHTINTYKTRVKNRSHVDNDKFERLIMEI, encoded by the coding sequence ATGAATACGCTTATGAAGATATATCTGTCATTATTATTTCTTATTATCCCCTTATTCAGTGCTGCGAATAATGAGAAATGGGAAGAACGGCTACACCAACTCGACCAAAGTTTAGAAAAGAAAAAACTTTATGAACATAAAAAACTTGAGAAAATCAAACGATTAAAGGACCGTTTGAAAACGATTCCAGCGAAGGATAGATTCGAAATAGACCGACAGTTATTCAAAGAATATTCATCTTATCAATATGATTCTGCCTACGCCTATGCTAATCATCTCCTTTCCGAAGCACGCAGATTGAAGAATCCTAACTATGAAGTTGAAGCATATTGCGACTTAGTATTCTGTCTTTTGTCTGCAGGATTATATACAGAGGCTTTCAACGAACTACATTCTATCCAAACGGAAGGGACTACTCCCAACACAAGAAAGCTTTATTACACCATGGCATCACGCCTTTACTATGACGTATCTGTCTATACACGCACTGAACCCTACCAGAGTCAATACGTGAAACAAGCAGGTATATATACCGATTCCCTACTTCATTATCTCCCAGCAGGCTCAACAGAATGGCTCTATGCGGTAGGAATGAAACAGATGAAGGAACGGAAATACGAGGCTTCTCTTGATACTTTCAAACAGTTCTTACAGAAGAAGGGAGTGGATTTGCACCACAAAGCCATTGTTACATCTTGTATTGGCTGGATTTATCTCTTTCTAAAGGAGAATGACTTGGCAATGGATTATCTTGCACAGGCAGCCATATATGACAACGAAGGAGTGGTCAGAGAGACTACTGCCCTTTGTACATTGGCTAATCTTCTCTATAAAGAAGGAGACATACAGCACGCTACGGAGTATGTAAGAGAGTCGCTCGCAAACGCTAACTTCTATGGAGCAAGACAGCGTGTGATTGAGGTTAGCAGCGTATTACCTATCATCGAACAGGATAGATACAAGATAATGCAGGGACAACGCAATGCTATTGCTATGACTGCAATAATCTTCATCCTCTTTGTCATTGGCTTGTTGATGGCAGGATGGTTTATCCGTAGGCAAATGATAAAGCTGAAGAAGGCACAAGCACTTATCGCACGACGCAACCAACAGTTAGAAGTTAAGAACGAACAGTTGGAGGAGGTGAATAAAATCAAGGATGAATATATTGGTAGGTCATTCTATATCAACTCAGAATATATCAATAAAGTCGAGAAACTTTATCGTTCCATTGACCGCAAGATATCTATGCATCGATTTGAAGACTTGCGTTCTTCATTAAAAGAGAGTGAATTAGGAGAAGAGAGAAAGTCGATGTTTGTGGATTTTGATGAGACTTTCTTGAAGCTTTTCCCCCATTTCATCGAACGATACAACGAACTCTTTGACGAACCAGATCAGAAGCCACTCGATAAGAAACAACTTACAACCGAGATGCGTATCTTTGCTCTTATCCGATTGGGTATCACTGATTCTGAACGTATCGCTACCTTCCTCAACTACTCTGTACACACCATTAACACCTATAAAACACGTGTAAAAAACCGTTCACACGTTGATAATGATAAGTTTGAACGGCTTATCATGGAGATATAA
- a CDS encoding glycosyltransferase family 9 protein — protein MKTPHILIIRFSAMGDIAMTVPIVYSFAKQYPDVRISVLSRPFAQPFFQHLTPNVDFMAADLKEEYKGFRGLNALYRRLVAKQFTAVADFHNVLRTRFLRLRFLLDGKSVAHINKHKQGKKLLCREENKVFIQQPTSFQNYADVLEALGYPIKPEFTSIFPAEGGDLQLLPNIIGVKQPSERWIGIAPFAAHAGKMYPQEKMELVVRKLTEKHPSWRIFLFGGGKQEIEVLNQWAAQYPQCLCVANVLKGLEKELILMSHLDTMVSMDSANMHLASLTGTRVVSVWGATHPYCGFMGWQQKEEDAVQINTLSCRPCSVFGNKPCHRGDFACMNNILPEEIIQRIEEGLL, from the coding sequence ATGAAAACCCCACATATTCTTATCATCCGATTCTCTGCTATGGGCGACATTGCTATGACAGTTCCCATCGTTTATTCGTTTGCAAAGCAGTATCCAGATGTGAGAATAAGTGTGCTTTCTCGTCCTTTTGCACAGCCATTCTTTCAGCATTTAACACCAAATGTCGACTTTATGGCTGCCGATTTGAAAGAAGAATATAAAGGTTTTAGAGGACTTAACGCACTTTACCGTCGGTTGGTAGCAAAGCAATTTACAGCTGTAGCCGATTTCCATAACGTGCTTCGAACCCGTTTCCTTCGCTTACGTTTCCTTCTCGATGGCAAATCTGTGGCACATATCAATAAGCATAAGCAAGGAAAGAAGCTACTCTGTCGGGAAGAAAATAAGGTTTTCATACAGCAGCCTACCTCTTTTCAAAACTATGCTGACGTACTCGAAGCATTAGGCTATCCTATTAAACCTGAATTTACGAGTATCTTCCCAGCTGAAGGTGGCGACTTACAGCTTCTCCCTAATATAATAGGTGTAAAGCAACCATCGGAACGATGGATAGGTATAGCACCATTTGCAGCCCATGCAGGTAAGATGTATCCACAGGAAAAGATGGAACTTGTGGTGCGAAAACTTACTGAGAAACATCCTTCTTGGCGTATCTTCCTCTTTGGTGGTGGTAAACAAGAAATAGAAGTATTGAACCAATGGGCAGCACAATATCCACAATGTCTCTGCGTTGCTAACGTCCTTAAAGGACTCGAAAAGGAACTCATCCTTATGAGTCATCTCGACACTATGGTCTCAATGGATAGTGCTAACATGCACCTTGCTTCCCTCACTGGTACACGCGTGGTAAGTGTATGGGGCGCAACCCACCCTTATTGTGGCTTTATGGGTTGGCAACAGAAGGAAGAAGATGCTGTTCAAATCAATACACTCTCTTGTCGTCCTTGCTCTGTCTTTGGTAACAAACCCTGCCATCGGGGTGACTTCGCTTGTATGAATAATATTCTTCCAGAAGAGATTATTCAGCGTATTGAAGAGGGATTGCTGTAG
- a CDS encoding IS4 family transposase, which yields MDAKLDNLSEISKLLSVKSKMSSDILSLFSKFGFGRLLCRLSLEKHDGISAVQQILSLCLFRINGETIHSIYKKNFYHLLTTGKNCYYRMMVRQAMNWRRLLSYTVLRFECILRKNGIQTESENSCVIFDDTTLEKTGRKFEHITKVFDHVRMNYVLGYKLLLCLFFDGKSSLPFDFSIHEELGKKGDGGLGKKALRSRFSKRRMKESPAYERNQECGMSKMDSAIRMLQRMWKRGIHPHYALADSWFACEKFIEEIRRVGNGAIHYIGLAKMGKTKYFVENKRHNAAELVAMYARRTKCCRKYKCQYIELRGCLGNIPVRIYLIKYGRRQTWNIMLSTDLSMSFVRAFELYQIRWNIEVVNKETKGHLGLGSYMGRDFDGQIADATLCYITYIVMSLEKRMSEYETMGELFADMEDDVMALTLWHRVLNCIERLLAALCDVLGFSVSEIGQLIVTDSAMRNNFEIMVQALEDRQQEKLTTVNIF from the coding sequence ATGGATGCAAAATTAGACAATTTAAGCGAGATATCCAAGCTTTTAAGTGTTAAAAGTAAGATGAGTAGCGATATTCTCTCACTTTTCTCAAAATTTGGTTTTGGACGTCTGCTCTGTAGGCTTTCTTTGGAGAAACACGATGGTATCTCTGCTGTTCAACAGATTCTTTCCCTTTGTCTTTTCCGTATTAATGGTGAGACGATACACTCCATATACAAGAAGAATTTCTACCATCTTCTCACCACTGGAAAGAACTGCTATTATCGTATGATGGTCAGGCAGGCAATGAATTGGCGTCGTTTGCTTAGCTATACTGTTCTTCGTTTTGAATGCATTCTCCGTAAGAATGGCATTCAGACAGAGAGCGAGAACTCCTGTGTTATATTTGACGATACAACCTTGGAAAAGACTGGTAGGAAGTTTGAGCATATTACCAAGGTTTTCGACCATGTACGAATGAACTATGTCTTAGGCTACAAGCTTCTTTTGTGCCTGTTCTTCGATGGTAAGTCCTCTCTGCCGTTCGACTTCTCCATCCATGAGGAATTAGGAAAGAAAGGGGACGGCGGACTTGGCAAGAAGGCACTCCGCAGCAGATTCTCCAAGAGACGCATGAAAGAGAGCCCAGCGTATGAGCGGAATCAAGAATGCGGTATGAGCAAGATGGACTCCGCCATAAGGATGCTCCAGCGCATGTGGAAGAGAGGTATTCATCCCCATTATGCCTTGGCGGATAGTTGGTTTGCCTGTGAGAAGTTCATTGAGGAAATCAGGAGAGTAGGCAACGGAGCTATACACTACATTGGTCTTGCAAAGATGGGAAAGACAAAGTACTTTGTGGAGAATAAGCGACACAATGCTGCTGAGCTCGTAGCAATGTATGCAAGACGTACCAAATGCTGCCGGAAGTACAAGTGTCAGTACATTGAGTTGAGGGGCTGTCTGGGGAATATACCAGTCAGGATATACCTGATTAAATATGGGCGTCGACAGACTTGGAACATCATGCTTAGTACGGATCTATCGATGAGCTTTGTGCGTGCCTTCGAGTTATACCAGATACGATGGAACATTGAAGTGGTCAACAAGGAGACAAAAGGACATCTCGGACTCGGCTCATACATGGGGAGAGACTTTGATGGTCAGATTGCTGATGCAACGCTCTGCTACATTACATATATCGTGATGTCGTTAGAAAAACGGATGTCAGAGTATGAGACCATGGGTGAATTGTTTGCTGACATGGAAGATGATGTCATGGCACTTACGTTATGGCATCGTGTGCTGAATTGCATAGAGAGATTGCTTGCTGCTCTTTGTGACGTTCTTGGGTTCTCTGTTAGTGAGATAGGGCAGTTAATAGTCACCGACTCAGCAATGCGGAACAACTTTGAGATTATGGTCCAAGCATTGGAAGACAGGCAACAAGAAAAGCTCACAACCGTAAACATATTTTAG
- a CDS encoding DUF5004 domain-containing protein: protein MRTIRGNLFAIGLLFSTAMAFTGCSTVDDGSFTAPITLSEKIGGKWVVNSVVQTDEANARTKTLTDLLDFDTFVINLNQDEAGNPSTFTVEGSAPLLLPTSGTWKMDYNFTKSDNTPSRLLLNDGKAETALTVTAVPGNTKTLEYRLTRKTNGQPFVSYTYNLTQAVK from the coding sequence ATGAGAACAATCAGAGGTAATTTGTTCGCTATTGGACTACTCTTTTCTACGGCAATGGCGTTCACGGGATGTTCTACAGTTGATGACGGAAGTTTTACAGCACCGATAACGCTAAGTGAAAAGATTGGCGGTAAGTGGGTTGTTAATTCTGTTGTGCAGACTGATGAGGCGAATGCTCGTACAAAGACATTGACAGACCTACTCGATTTTGACACGTTTGTCATCAATCTAAACCAAGATGAGGCTGGTAATCCATCAACCTTCACGGTAGAAGGTAGTGCACCACTCTTGTTGCCTACAAGTGGCACATGGAAGATGGATTACAATTTCACAAAGAGTGATAACACGCCAAGTCGGCTCCTTCTCAATGACGGAAAGGCTGAGACTGCACTCACTGTAACGGCTGTGCCGGGTAATACGAAGACACTGGAATATCGTTTGACACGCAAGACAAACGGCCAGCCTTTTGTTTCTTACACTTACAATTTGACACAGGCGGTTAAGTAA
- the rnc gene encoding ribonuclease III: MLNNIIDRIKLPFRKEKELYLSLYQIIGIIPHDISYYKTALLHKSVARRNAKGKPINNERLEFLGDAILDAIVGDIVYEHFPGKREGFLTNTRSKIVQRDTLNRLAKEMGIGQLILSNGQTSSHNSYLGGNAFEALVGALYLDHGYNACMKFMKQQVLGKLINIDKVAYKEVNFKSKLIEWSQKNKVNMEFKLIENQKDKQGSPTFHFQVIMEGIPCGEGHGYSKKESQQEASKLTLQRLRREPQFIDEVFAAKANRTKMEEEPVLNVPETSQDMNFIEGSEPKVEKHENPFQTEVFDEKSSAADEVKEELTDSSVEEEKKANNEDFDLSDISHSKSIDREAIIAAAEAEAFEN; encoded by the coding sequence ATGCTGAATAATATAATTGATAGAATAAAGCTCCCTTTCCGCAAGGAGAAGGAGCTTTATTTGTCTTTGTACCAAATTATCGGCATTATTCCTCACGATATCAGTTATTATAAGACTGCACTCTTGCACAAGAGCGTAGCGCGTCGTAACGCAAAGGGTAAGCCAATAAACAACGAACGCCTTGAGTTTCTTGGTGATGCTATTCTCGATGCCATTGTCGGTGACATTGTTTATGAGCACTTTCCAGGAAAGCGTGAAGGTTTCCTGACCAATACTCGTTCAAAGATAGTACAACGCGATACGCTAAACCGCCTGGCAAAAGAGATGGGAATCGGACAGTTGATTCTCTCTAACGGGCAGACGTCTTCGCATAACAGTTATCTGGGTGGTAATGCTTTTGAGGCACTCGTAGGCGCTCTCTATCTTGATCATGGCTACAATGCTTGTATGAAGTTTATGAAGCAACAAGTCCTTGGGAAGCTTATTAATATTGATAAGGTTGCTTACAAGGAGGTGAACTTCAAGTCAAAACTCATCGAGTGGAGCCAGAAGAACAAGGTCAATATGGAGTTCAAGCTGATTGAAAACCAAAAAGATAAACAGGGTAGTCCCACTTTCCATTTCCAAGTGATTATGGAGGGTATTCCATGTGGAGAAGGACACGGTTATTCTAAGAAGGAAAGCCAGCAAGAGGCTTCCAAACTTACGCTCCAGCGTTTGCGTCGTGAGCCCCAGTTTATAGATGAGGTTTTTGCCGCCAAAGCAAACCGTACAAAGATGGAAGAAGAACCAGTGCTCAATGTTCCTGAGACTTCACAGGACATGAACTTCATTGAAGGTTCTGAACCAAAGGTTGAGAAGCATGAGAATCCTTTCCAAACAGAGGTCTTTGATGAGAAATCATCGGCTGCTGATGAAGTGAAAGAAGAACTAACAGATTCCTCTGTTGAGGAAGAAAAGAAGGCTAACAATGAGGATTTTGACCTCTCTGATATTTCTCATTCTAAGTCTATTGACCGCGAAGCTATTATCGCTGCTGCTGAGGCAGAGGCTTTTGAAAATTAA